The genomic window GCCGTCGCCTTTACGACTGAATGGATATTCAGCTATGCTTCGGCTGTGGGTTGGGCGGGTTTCTTTCCACACCCAGCTTCTACAGCCGATTGCTGTGATTTAATGGATGGGTTGTTGCCCGGCGGGTAACACGACCTTTGAACTGGAACACACGCAGGAGACGAATACGCTGATGGCCAACACCTTGCTGCCTCTCGAAGAGCGGAATCTGACACCCGATCAGGTGGAACAACTGGACAGGCGCCGCCGTCGCGGCCAGCTTTTTCTGACCCTCTGCCTGCAGTGCACCATCATTGCCTGCCTGGTAACGCTATGGGCCGGGCAGGACTGGACAGTGTCTCCTGGGTGGATGCACCCGATGGTGTATTGGGATGCGATCATGTTCGCCGCGGCGATCTTCTTCGGCGTCGCCGGTATTCGTCTGCGCCGCGGCAGCACGGAGTTCATCAGCTATTAGTTAGTAATGTTGAAGTCTTCGGATTTCAATACCTGACGGATACGCTGGAGCCACCTGCAGAAGCTGTAACGATGCGGGCCGTGTTGAGTGAAGGCGTAGCTCGCGGATGGGTTCGATGGTTGCTGTAGCGCGCGTAGCGATGGTGGGTGCCCGCTCGATGGACGCAGCCTTCATTTCCGGGATACATCTCTCTGCAACCCTGGCTGAACCAGCGCACTTCTCCGCACTTGAAGTTGCGTTGCTGCTCATCGGCATTGCGATATCACTCGCTCTTTTCTTCTGGCGGTTCGAGCCAATCCTCCGGACTATTTTTCACTCAAAAAAAGATACGGATTTTTCTCTTTATCCCCTCGGACGAAGAGTGTGGGACTTCGTCTGGGAGGTGCTCTGCCAGGGCAAGGTCATCCGTCAGCGGCCACTACCGGGGCTGGCACACGCCTTCGTCTTTTGGGGATTTCTGGCTTTTGCACTCGTCAGCCTCAACCACATCGCCAACGCCGTGGGGCTGGGTTTCCTCAAGCCAGCAAGCTATATAGGTAATTTTTATTTCCTCTTTGCTGCAATCTGGGCGGTGCTGGTAGCAGTTTCGATTGCCGCTTTGTTTGTGCGACGATTTTTCGTACGGCCAATATGGCTGGGGGAAAAGGTCTCGTATGAATCAGGAGTGATTGCGTTCCTCATCTTCCTGCTGATGGTGAGCTATCTCGGCGCATTCTTTGTCGACGCCAGCGGAACAACAGTGAAGGTCCTCTGGTGGACGCACACCCTGACGCTGCTGATCTTCCTTCCGCTGATTCCGCACACCAAGCATCTGCATCTGGTGATCAGTCCATTTACGGTCTTCCTGAAACGCGATGGCTTCTCAAAGATCCCTCCGCTCAGCGGCGATGAAGACTTCGGACTGGCTGCGGGCAAAGATGTAACCCAGTTGATCTCGCTGCAGGTCTATAGCTGCGTCGAGTGCGGGCGCTGCACCGAACACTGCCCTGCGTCCAACACCGGAAAAGTCCTGAACCCGAAAGAGATCATCCTTGGAACGCGCTCGTATCTGAACGAATTTGGCCCAGCCTCCGAGACTTCCCTGCTCACCGACATGCGTGAAGTTCCTTCCGGCGATTCCACTGCAAAATACATGAGCATGGAAGCGGCGTTTGAGTGCACAACCTGCGGAAGCTGCGAGTATC from Granulicella sp. L56 includes these protein-coding regions:
- a CDS encoding (Fe-S)-binding protein: MVAVARVAMVGARSMDAAFISGIHLSATLAEPAHFSALEVALLLIGIAISLALFFWRFEPILRTIFHSKKDTDFSLYPLGRRVWDFVWEVLCQGKVIRQRPLPGLAHAFVFWGFLAFALVSLNHIANAVGLGFLKPASYIGNFYFLFAAIWAVLVAVSIAALFVRRFFVRPIWLGEKVSYESGVIAFLIFLLMVSYLGAFFVDASGTTVKVLWWTHTLTLLIFLPLIPHTKHLHLVISPFTVFLKRDGFSKIPPLSGDEDFGLAAGKDVTQLISLQVYSCVECGRCTEHCPASNTGKVLNPKEIILGTRSYLNEFGPASETSLLTDMREVPSGDSTAKYMSMEAAFECTTCGSCEYQCPVGIQHLPIIIGLRRGATNTGAWEDTHGTKLFLALEKQGNALGLSAMERDKFIQKQGFPIFDGTQEYCLWLGCMGGYDPKGREIIADFARVMQHLGTTFGVLKKEKCTGDPARRLGNDLVFQTMAEFGLKALDTAKVQKIVAICPHCVRTISNDWREYGIAPEIEHHSEFMARHKDRLPQQNSGESIVYHDPCYLGRYRDVYEEPREIVSMAGKLVEAPRSHERSFCCGAGGGLAFLGEESGERVSHVRAAELAGTGAQIVGTACPFCNTMFRDALSTMGEAPPQLLDIAQLTARALPGITH